A segment of the Vibrio aquimaris genome:
ATCTTTATGTTTCACACACCAAGCATCCATTAGTAGATTGCCGGGGCCCGTATCATAACCGAGCAAAGGTTGCTCTGGGCTCAGCACAGAAATGTTGGCAATGCCGCCGATATTCAGCACCACAGTGGTGAATTCTTGTGAGCGAAATAGAGCGTCATGAAAGGCTGGGACCAATGGCGCGCCTTGACCTCCCAGTGCGATATCTTTGCGTCTAAAGTCTGCTATGGTAGTAATTCCTGTTCTCGCAGCAATGATATTGGCATCACCCAGTTGTATGGTAAACGGCGCTTTCCCTGTTGGTTGGTGAAAAACCGTTTGACCATGATTACCAATGGCAGTGACTCTTTCTTTATTCACTCCTGTTTCTTTCAGAAGCGCCAGAACGGACTCAGCATAGAGGTGACCTAGTTGATTATCTAATTTACCGAGTTTGGGTAGATCTGTACTTTGGCCAAGGGATACACTTAAGACTTGTTGCTTGATTACATCCGGATATTCAAAGCTTTTAGCCTCAATCAATACCACCTTGTCATCACATATTTCCGTTAATACCACATCGATGCCGTCTAGGCTGGTACCTGACATAATGCCAATGTATTGCTCTTTCTTCATAGATCCCTGTCTTCCCTAGAACACTCTTAGTACATAGTATGCGATGATACAGAAGGAAAAAGCGATAGATAAGGTGTTATTTGATGAGTTATATAGGCTTATTATCTATGAG
Coding sequences within it:
- a CDS encoding anhydro-N-acetylmuramic acid kinase, which produces MKKEQYIGIMSGTSLDGIDVVLTEICDDKVVLIEAKSFEYPDVIKQQVLSVSLGQSTDLPKLGKLDNQLGHLYAESVLALLKETGVNKERVTAIGNHGQTVFHQPTGKAPFTIQLGDANIIAARTGITTIADFRRKDIALGGQGAPLVPAFHDALFRSQEFTTVVLNIGGIANISVLSPEQPLLGYDTGPGNLLMDAWCVKHKDLPYDKDAVFALQGSVYTLLLDELLAEPYLTKPSPKSTGRELFNLTWLGKILDKYSCSAEDVQRTLCEYTAQTICNEVKKYDNNSRQRLLVCGGGAKNPLLMERLKALLPLWSVESTESEGIDSQNIEAMAFAWLAYRRMHNLPSNIPQVTGASRLASLGVVYFAD